The segment ggtcatagtagtagtagtagtggtggtcatagtagtagtagtggtggtggtcatagtggtagtagtagtggtggtcatagtagtagtagtggtggtcatagtagtagtagtggtggtggtcatagtagtagtggtagtggtggtggtcatagtggtagtagtagtggtggtggtcatagtggtagtagtagtagtggtggtcatagtagtagtagtagtggtggtcatagtggtagtagtagtggtggtggtcatagtggtagtagtagtagtggtggtcatagtggtagtagtagtggtggtggtcatagtggtagtagtagtggtggtcatagtggtagtagtagtggtggtggtcatagtagtagtagtagtggtggtcatagtggtagtagtagtggtggtggtcatagtggtagtagtagtagtagtggtggtcatagtggtagtagtagtggtggtggtggtcatagtggtagtagtagtagtggtggtcatagtggtagtagtagtggtggtggtggtcatagtggtagtagtagtagtggtggtcatagtagtagtagtagtggtggtggtcatagtagcagtagtagtagtagtggtggtcatagtagtagtagtggtggtcatagtagtagtagtggtggtggtcatagtagtagtggtagtggtggtggtcatagtggtagtagtagtggtggtggtcatagtggtagtagtagtagtggtggtcatagtagtagtagtggtggtggtcatagtggtagtagtagtggtggtcatagtagtagtagtggtggtggtcatagtggtagtagtagtggtggtcatagtagtagtagtagtggtggtcatagtagtagtagtagtggtggtggtcatagtagtagtagtagtagtggtggtcatagtagtagtagtagtggtggtcatagtagtagtagtggtggtggtcatagtggtagtagtagtggtggtcatagtagtagtagtagtggtggtcatagtagtagtagtggtggtggtcatagtggtagtagtagtggtggtcatagtagtagtagtggtggtcatagtagtagtagtggtggtggtcatagtagtagtggtagtggtggtggtcatagtggtagtagtagtggtggtggtcatagtggtagtagtagtagtggtggtcatagtagtagtagtagtggtggtcatagtggtagtagtagtggtggtggtcatagtggtagtagtagtagtggtggtcatagtggtagtagtagtggtggtggtcatagtggtagtagtagtggtggtcatagtggtagtagtagtggtggtggtcatagtagtagtagtagtggtggtcatagtggtagtagtagtggtggtggtcatagtggtagtagtagtagtagtggtggtcatagtggtagtagtagtggtggtggtggtcatagtggtagtagtagtagtggtggtcatagtggtagtagtagtggtggtggtggtcatagtggtagtagtagtagtggtggtcatagtagtagtagtagtggtggtggtcatagtggtagtagtagtagtggtggtcatagtagtagtagtagtggtggtggtcatagtggtagtagtagtagtggtggtcatagtagtagtagtagtagtggtggtggtcatagtggtagtagtagtggtggtggtcatagtggtagtagtagtggtggtggtcatagtggtagtagtggtggtggtcatagtggtagtagtagtggtggtggtcatagtggtagtagtagtggtggtggtcatagtggtagtagtagtggtggtggtcatagtggtagtagtagtgatggtcatagtggtagtagtagtggtggtcatagtagtagtagtggtggtggtcatagtagtagtagtggtggtggtcatagtggtagtagtagtggtggtcatagtagtagtagtggtggtcatagtagtagtagtagtggtggtcatagtagtagtagtagtggtggtcatagtagtagtagtagtggtggtcatagtggtagtagtggtggtggtcatagtggtagtagtggtggtggtcatagtggtagtagtagtagtggtggtcatagtagtagtagtagtggtggtcatagtagtagtagtggtggtggtcatagtggtagtagtagtagtggtggtcatagtggtagtagtagtggtggtggtggtcatagtagtagtagtggtggtggtcatagtggtagtagtagtggtagtagtagtggtggtcatagtagtagtagtagtggtggtcatagtggtagtagtagtggtggtagtcatagtggtagtagtagtggtggtggtcatagtggtagtagtagtggtggtcatagtagtagtagtggtggtggtcatagtggtagtagtagtggtggtggtcatagtggtggtcatagtagtagtagtagtggtggtcatagtagtagtagtagtggtggtcatagtggtagtagtagtggtggtagtcatagtggtagtagtagtggtggtggtcatagtagtagtagtggtggtggtcatagtggtagtagtagtggtggtcatagtggtagtagtagtagtggtggtcatagtagtagtagtggtggtggtcatagtggtagtagtagtggtggtggtcatagtggtggtcatagtagtagtagtagtggtggtcatagtagtagtagtggtggtggtcatagtggtagtagtagtggtggtcatagtggtagtagtagtggtggtggtcatagtagtagtggtggtcatagtggtagtagtagtgatggtggtcatagtagtagtggtggtcatagtggtagtagtagtgatggtggtcatagtggtagtggtggtcatagtcgtagtagtagtagtggttgtagtagtagtattttgAATAGTAGTATTTTCCATATAAAAATCAGTATTGGTAGTTTTCTCACCACAGGTCGACTCCCTCGTCATACTTTCTGGCTCCGTACAGCAGCTCAGGTGCTCTATACCACCTGACCacaataaataagtaataagtaataTTACACTTGAATACAGTAATAATACAGTATTATTACagtaataatcaaataaattgAGTAATAATAGAgtaaataatacagtaataaCAGAGTATTAATACAGTAGTAACAGTGCGTGTGCACCACCTGGTGGCCACCTGGTGGCTGTACAgtctctcttcctgctcacTGAACAATCTGGCCAAACCGAAGTCTGCGATCTTCAGATGACCTGAAGAGCTGATGAGGAGGTTGGCTGGCTTcaggtcctacacacacacacacacacatacacacacacacacacacatacacacacacacacacacacatacacacacacacacacacatcagttcTTATTCTGAAAGGCTACAGGAGTCAGAATGAAGGCGAAGTCTTTCTCACTCGGTGCATGATGTTGTTGTGATGCAGGAAGGTCACGCCtttcagcagcatcatcatGTAACCTTTGACCTGAgccggggtcaaaggtcgctgGGAGTTCCTGATGACTTCAGAGAGGTCGGACAGCATGAAGTCAAACACCAGGACGAAGCCCGTCCCGTGAGGGAAGACGTCCTTCAGCTTCaccacctgaggaggaggaggagtgtgaggcTGGCCCCTGACCTCTtacctctgacccctgacccctggaACTCACATGCTGGTTGTCCTCGATCTCCTGCAGGGCCTTGATCTCCCTGAGGGCCTGGTTGGGGATGCCGTCCTCCAGCCGCCTCAGAGCCACTTTCTTCAGAGCAaccgtctctcctgtctgtcagaGATCAATACTGTTATTATTGACAAGCCAATACACTATGGGGGGGTTGTGTATTACGTGTATTGTTTATTATGTGcatatatgtattgtgtgtaatatatgtgtattacgtgtatttatgtgtttataGTATGATATGCATATTATGTGTATTACGTGTATTAATATAAGTATTATGTGTATATTATGTGTATCTATATAagtattatgtgtattaatataagtagtatgtgtatattatgtgtatgtatataagtattatgtgtatattatgtgtttttacaatgcccttcagaataaaagctctCTGTTGTTGAACGAGATGAGAATTATTTCCACCTGCTAATGGAGAGAAAGATGCAGCTtatgtttacttttaatttctctgaaataaaatattaattatatatgaataaatcaacacgttatatttattattattaagttaatTGATGACCAGCTGTTACCTCGATGTGTTTGGCCTTGAAGACGATGCCGTGAGCTCCTTCTCCGATCCGACCTAGAATACTGTACTGATCCATGTCCATCAAGGAGTCTGGATCCTGGACCACAGGTCTGGGTCTGGATCCTGGACTACAGGTCTGAGTCTGGATCCTGGACTACAGGTCTGGGTCTGGATCCTGGACTACAGGTCTGAATCTGGATCCTGGACCACAGGTCTGAGTCTGGATCCTGGACTACAGGTCTGAATCTGGATCCTGGACCACAGGTCTGAGTCTGGATCCTGGACCACAGGTCTGAATCTGGATCCTGGACCACAGGTCTGAGTCTGGATCCTGGACCACAGGTCTAAATCTGGATCCTGGACCACAGGTATGAGTCTGGATCCTGGACCACAGGTCTGAGTCTGGATCCTGGACCACAGGTCTAAATCTGGATCCTGGACCACAGGTATGAGTCTGGATCCTGGACCACAGGTCTGAGTCTGGATCCTGGACCACAGGTCTGAGTCTGGATCCTGGACCACAGGTATGAATCTGGATCCTGGACCACAGGTCTGGGTCTGGATCCTGGACCACAGGTCTGAGTCTGGATCCTGGACCACAGGTCTGAGTCTGGATCCTGGACCACAGGTATGAATCTGGATCCTGGACCACAGGTCTGGGTCTGGATCCTGGACCACAGGTCTGGGTCTTGGATCCTGGATCTTTGTAGTTTCAAGTGAACTGAAACAAAAAACGATCTCCgttaataaatcaatcaattcaCTGATGTTGAGCTAATATGCTCAATAATATAAAAAGTTACTGAACAAAACTTAATATACTTCAAAACTCACATGAATGTACTTTGATTCGGCGGGTAAGAACCCCAAAATGTTGTTAAGGAACACCGACTTTAGAAGAGAAAGCCTCTGAACTGAGCTAGCTACGTTGCCGTGGTAACCTACTAGCTAAACTATCAAAACAGCTGCTGGTGTCGCATCAGACGTGTCCGACGAGAACCAAAGAGACGCAAGAGTTCCGCCTGTAATGAAGCGCACACTTGTTCACGTGCAggtacatttaatatgtttttaaatatttttaagtaAACATGTTGAAcgagctgcagagctgccagctgtccgccatgtttgtttacagtgACGTCACTGCGCTGGTCCCAGTACAGAACCAGAGCCGCTAGAAGAGACTCAGTtggtttaaagtgtttttttagtcactttaaaatgtaaatgtggagTTATgttagatgtcatgtgatcacacagtttataaatgtgttttatttaacattcggtttaaaaaaattgtaaattgATGTAATTACACTTTTGTGTAACTAAGATACATTACACTCAgtacatatacatttaaatacaacttCAAGGTACTTCAGTCTTAGTTactagtattttattttattgcagcTTTCTTTTACTCCACTACTATGACTAGTTTCTGAGGggtatgttgtacttttactccaTTAGTCTGACATCTGAATttacacattaattaaaaaccAAATATATAATCAGTGTATGAAATATGATATTGTATTAAACTACATATTAAACtatacaacataataaataaaagtagttAAACAAAATGTCTTCTATTTACTCTAATTCTGTGGCGCTAACGCTTGCTGCTATTATTTTGGAACCGGAAGTGGTTGTTAATCCACGTCCGGTGCAGATCGTTGTTTACATGAGACGTCAGCGTGCTAACCCGCTAACCGGACAGTCGATAATGAGTCAGACCCGGTAACGAGAGCTTCAGTCAGACGTTCAGCAGGTTACCGGAAGAGTTCTTCTTTCTCACAGAACCGGAAGTTCATCTTTCTCACAAAAATCGGAAGTTTGGATCTAATGAAAAACAGAGACGAAGATGTCTGTcgatgctaatgctaatgctaacgtGGACCAAAAGGTTCTGCAATATGAAAACTTCATAAACGAAGTTCTGAGGAGCGATTTACAGTAAGACtcatataaatacacaaatatacatataaatacacataaaacacatatacacagaccTCTAAATagacataatatacatataaataaatataaaacacatatacacagacatctaaatacacataataaacacacatatacacataatacatgtatgaataaacataaaacacatatacacagacatctaaatacacataatacacatataaataaacacattacacgtaaatatacatataaataaacataatagaCATCAATATACAActaaatgcacacaaatacacagacacatatacatagacataatacacacataaatagacataacatatacacacattatacatataaatacacataatacttttaattaataatatgatTGTTATCACACAGGAAGGTGTTGCAGCAGAGAGACTCCGTTTATGAGAAAATCTCTCAGTATCTGCAGCTGAAGAACTCCATTCAGAGTCTGCAGgtacgatgatgatgatgatgatgaagaagataatgatgatttataatgaataatacattcaAATTAAGACAATAAATGTGTCATCGTCACAAAGTAATACTTCTGTTAAATAAACTTCAAGAAGAAAATCTGgttataataaattatattttaatgaacCTTTAAACATtctttaatctgtgtgtgtgtgtatatgtgtttatatatgtacatatgtgtgtgtatacatacatatattgatgtgtgtgtgtgtgtgtgtgtgtgtgtgtgttcctgcaggATTGCACCTCTCACCTGAAGACGGACGTGGATCTCGGCTGTAACTTCTTTGTCCAGGCTGAAGTGTGAGCTGCCGATTCACTGATCAATAAATGAATCAGTCAATCAATAACTGAGACAACTGACCAATAGAAGTCTGAATTTTGTcacctacttcctgtttgtcataGTAATAACCACAATGATTGATTATTATGAAGCATTTTAAACCTGAAGAATTACCCAGAATCCTT is part of the Cyclopterus lumpus isolate fCycLum1 chromosome 7, fCycLum1.pri, whole genome shotgun sequence genome and harbors:
- the cdk20 gene encoding cyclin-dependent kinase 20, which encodes MDMDQYSILGRIGEGAHGIVFKAKHIETGETVALKKVALRRLEDGIPNQALREIKALQEIEDNQHVVKLKDVFPHGTGFVLVFDFMLSDLSEVIRNSQRPLTPAQVKGYMMMLLKGVTFLHHNNIMHRDLKPANLLISSSGHLKIADFGLARLFSEQEERLYSHQVATRWYRAPELLYGARKYDEGVDLWAVGCIFGELLNSSPLFPGENDIEQLCCVLRVLGTPTEDTWPEIVELPDYNKITFKENPAIPLEEIVPDTPPQAVDLLYKFLVYPSNQRCSARQALLHPFFFSSPLPAHHSELPIPQRGGRPHRQRLQAPPTDFSVDLPLQNSVVDPALLWGHVSCL
- the uxt gene encoding protein UXT gives rise to the protein MSVDANANANVDQKVLQYENFINEVLRSDLQKVLQQRDSVYEKISQYLQLKNSIQSLQDCTSHLKTDVDLGCNFFVQAEVEDSSRIFVAVGYGFFVEMNHDEALRFIDKKTSQLTAFTEQLSRDSAEIKANIRMVIEGLRELQGLSDLPESSRRDVF